attcGTCCTAGTGAAAAAACTTCCTGAATTCGCAACTGCTTACTTTTCTCCCTTCCTTTCCCCTAAATCTATCTCCAGCCAACCATCCGACTATAAATATAGTCAAAAAGGAAGAAATTGACAGTCAAACTATAATAAGTAGTACTTGTAGTGgaacaacatttttttttttttttttttttgaaaggcacttGGAGTGGAACATTAACATTACATAAGAttaaatataaatagatataattatAATTTAGGCCTTGTCAGTGGGAAACAATATAACTTGAGATCAGAGCCGCTAATTTCGATAGCCCTGTTCGAAACTTAAACACAAACCCTTATAAACGTTAAATTTTTCAATATGTATAAAATATAATACTATGATAGCGTAATTAATAGAATTAAAACTTTCCTGAAGAACCGTAAGAAAGTGTTATTTTCAAATAGTTGTCAACTCATTATAATTAAACTGTCCTTTATATATAACTGTCATTCTAACAATTTTTGAAGCGAAGTTATTGGTCAACTCTTTATAGTCAATACTCCATAATATATTGTTTTGAATACCTATTAATGTTAAATCATAAAGTAGTTTTTGTGATATTTTAGACCGCAAATAGGATATACTATTAGGATACATAAATAAATGAATTATTACATATGTGTTTCAAAATTTAGGGCCACTTAATAATTTAGGGCCCTCGACTGCACAATTCGCACATGTTTCGGAGACACCTCTGCTTGAGATGTATCTGAATTTAGGCCTTATCTAGCGATAATGTAAAATTGTGGATTAGAGATTTAGTGTTTTGTTTGAAAtccaactaaaaataaaaaaattgcatGATACCACTAAACCAAAAACATAAACAATTTTCATATAACAATGAACAACCGATGCAATACCAACAAATATAATTAAAAGATACTAAAGATACATAAAGAAATGATATGATGTCCCTTTTCCATCTTCATGTAAGATGTAAGATTCTAAAACATGAAGCCCACTTTAAATTAATCCATGACAATATGAAACATTACCATGTGAACTTCTATGAAATGAAATGACTCCCCTTTTCAATCTTCTTGTAAACTTCTAGGAAATGAAATGgaaatacttatttttattttacataaacaAGCCCACTTATATAATTAATACATGACAATATTGAACATTAAACATCATGTCCTGTAACACTTCTAATTGCCTTGAAAACCTTAATGTTGACTCAAACTCTTTATTGAAACTTCTCTTGCCACTATGACAAATCTCATTATTGTAAGTTGTAAGATTTGGAATTGGGTCGAAATCACTTTCCGAAGTTTTCTTACTCTTTTGATCAATTTCGTTGTTGTAACTTGTAAGACTTGGCCTTGGTTCAAAATCACTTTCAGATTTTTTACTCTTTAGATCAATTTCATTCTTATAACTTGTAAGACTTGGCCTCGGTTCAATATCACTTTCAAAAGTTTTTTCACCTTTTATACCAACTTCGTGATTGTAACTAGTTAGACTTGGTCTCGGTTCAAAGTCACCTTCAAATTGTTTTTTAACTTTTAGACCAATTTCGTTGTTGTAACTTGTAAGACTTGGTCTCGGTTCAAAATCACCTTTAAATTTTTGTTTACCTTTTAGACCAATTTTGTTATTGTAACTTGTAAGACTTGGTCTCGgttcaaaatcaccattaaatgtATTTGTACCTTTTAGACCAATTTCCTTGTTATAACTTGTAAGACTTGGCCTCGGttcaaaagtatttttaccttttagaCCAATTTCGTTGTTGTAACTTGTGAGACTTGGCCTCGGCTCAAAATCACTTTCAAATGTTTTTTTATCCTTTAGATCAATTTCGTTATTGTAACCTGTAAGACTTGGTCTCGGTTCAAAATCACTTTCAGAAGCTTTTTTACCTTCTAGACCAATTTTATTGTTGTAACTTGTAAGACTTGGTCTCGGTTCAAAGTCTTTGTCAGAGGACGCTATGTGGTTTTTTGTGTTCGCCAACGTCTGACAATGAGTTTTCTTTGAGGCGAAAGGTGATACCGAAACCGGCCTAGCCTCTATGACCCCGACAATCTGCACAATTGTCCAAAAAAGTGTAAAAACAAGGTTAGAAAACTATGACAAAAATAAAGGCAAAATAATGTGAATTACCACTGGAATTATGTGTGTACAACATATTTTTGGATATAATTGTGTGGGTTAGTTAATCTACGTTAATGAAAAAACAAAATTACCATTACCATAATGAGGGAAAATATAGCCAAGAAAAAAAGTGAAGACTCCATATTTTGGATGTGAAGTTCTTTTAGGCTTCGTTATATCCATGAAATCATGCTCTTATTTATAGTACAACGGAGATACTTCTAGTGATTTACAATTATATTATATGAAGTTAACAAGCATGACTCCTAGCAAAGTGGATTTCGGGTTCAATCCTTGACAATGTTCCAGCGAACAAATAGTTAGCTAAGTGGTATTTGATCTTGGAATACGTGTCCCGGACACAAGGAGAGAATCGTATAACGTGACCCGGGTTCAAAGAGGTTTTACTTCCCCCGAAAAAAAATCATGGGTTCGGGTTAACGGTTTCCCATGACAGGTGTGTGGATATGAACTGGTGGTAGGTTCCTCCGTCACGTGTGGACCTCATAAAGATGATCCAGAGAGAACTAATGGTGGGAGAGAACTCAGAGAACCCAAATAAGAATGCACATGCAACAACCATATGCATCTATTCGGGAGGATCCAAAGAGAACTCAGAGAACCCACATATGACTACCACGTCCGCGCAGACCGACGTGTGTCAGTCAGTCTGCGCTGACGtggaatttaaaaaaaataaatttttttgtaatttaaaaaaaaaaaattcccttAAAATATTTTTCccgaattttttttttagaattaaaATTTTTTCAGTCTGTGAGcagattggaaaaaaaaaattcaaaaaaatcttTTTTTGTTTTAATCTGCATGTGTGCAGATTGAAGGTGAATCTATGTGCAGATTGAAGGTTAATCTGTGAGTTATATGGGCTTCTATTTTCTGAATAAGATTTCAGCTTCCTAATTAATCTTTGGTATTTTTCTTTAGCATAATAACTTAATTGGCTAATACTTCTGTATTCAAGTTTTTTTTAGAATAGTACTTTTTGCATGGTTAATTAGAAAAATGGTTttttaaatttgaaaattttaaaaataggGAAACCGATGTTTCAATTGTCGGTTTGGAATTTTTTAAACCAAACTAGCGTTTTAAATGCCGGTTTGAGTCCACGTTGCCCTAATTTGTTTGCTTTTCCCTAATTTCCTGACACACTCTGAAGCCGGCAATTGAAATGCCGGTTTGCACCcatgatattttcagttttatTCAGTTTTTCAGACTATTATTGCTGCAAGACTACAACCCTATCATATCATAGTGCATTATTACAATCAATTTGAGTTTGAATTGCCAGAAAAATATTTTATTTATAGAGTTAATAGTGTTACACTAAAATCACTTAATCTCTAAACCATTATATGTTTCTTCAATCAGTAAATTTTAACCCAACAATAAAACACATTAAACTCATCACACAGAATGGTTGAATTTCGTGAATTAATGGTTCATTTTGTTTGGGGTGGTGGAATTACATTTCCAAATGTGTGGTTAACTGATGATGAAACATCACTTAGAACCACTTTAACactgtacaaaaaaaaaaattaaatgaagtTAAACGAAATGGCTTATAAATATGTTGGTGCTGATCCAAGAACAAATACGTTGAAGATGATTAGGTGGAATGAGTACTTCGGCAATGCATGTCCGACTGAAATGTACGACGATAATTCTTTGAAAACAATGTATTTTTTGGCTCGTCAAAATCCACAATACATTGGTCATATTGATATTCAGTTTGAGCAAGTACTTTAGACACAACGATCCGGTTTTGTAGATCATTTACAAAGTTTAATTCAATATTCTCAAGTTACACAAACCGGGGGTGGTGGTGCATCCACATCTCAATCAAGAGGTGTATTTGTAGATGAAGATGAAGTGGTGGCTGAAGAACAAAATGAAGAAGTTGATTCCGTTGATGGTATGTCAACACCGAGTGAAGGTTTGTTATATAATTATAGTGTTGAAGGAGATATATCCGAAGACGATCAAAACGTGGTCGACAGGCCAATCCAACCTCCCGTGAGCCatcttttcgagtttcttaatattgaagaggAGTCTGATCGACCTGTGTTCGATGATGATGGGCTAGGATGAGATTGTTATAACAACGACGTCGTACTTAGAAGAGGGATGGATTTTAGAAACAAAGAAGAATTTTTATCCACTATTCGGAACTGGAATATCGATAGACACGGAGAAATTTTCGTTAAAGATGGCAGGTCAAGTTATTATAAAGAAATTTGTTACACAAACAGTCCTCATTACAATGATCCAAATCAAATTAGACGATGTGCGTAGATGGTAGCTGATGCAAAGAAATATAAAGATCCTGCGTGGAAAATTAAAAAATGGATTGATGGACACATTTGCTATGGAAACATGCAAGGTAACAACAATCGTTGCTTAACCTCCAGTTTAATTGCTACTGATATTATATCTCAAATCAGTAAAAACATTGCCTATGAAGTTAAACACATCTAAGCTCGCGTGAAACAACCTTGGAAAATGGATATCACTTATGCCAAAGCTTGGAATTCTAGGCGTATTGCAATTGAACGTTTGTTTGGAACTTGGCAAAGCAACTTAGCAGAACTTCCCAAATATGTCGATGAATTGATTTACACCAATTAGGATACAATTGTTTGATGGGtgctgatgtgcgagcggaggtgtatgaaatactattgtttttattacaaaatacgatacaaattacacaagttttagttaatttatttacatatgggatatacctaaactctgataCAACACTacaggcagtgtacttaatcgtagagtagtataggttttagtaagttcggttcgttccacagggagatggcttattttacactatatttttaaacagttatatttgtacaatatatatatatatatatatatatatatatatatatatatatatatatatatatatatatatatatatatatataattatttatagtaatatataaaagggggatttaccgtttaatgaccggtttgtcgattttaaaacttaagtcacaattaaaacctaatgcaaaataacgatatttaaatgacgatatataaaattgcgataagaaatgaaataaaataattatgcttatttaaacttccgtaatcatgatgtttgaggtttttattttaattttttaccctgggttaattgtcctttatcctggatttatttgaaactgaaagaacccgtcctaatccacctggacgaagtcatcaacatttggtcccattgcgatgatcggctccaagtaatgtccttatattgagcaaatgcacagcggaagacttaattcgtacctgagaataaacatgctttaaagtgtcaaccaaaaggttggtgagttcataggtttatcataacaatcatttcaatatgttaatagaccacaagatttcataatcataaacataatacacttgcaagtgtatgtaaagcattctaagtggttgagcacttggtaaccatacttaacatttgatcaacgtcgcatattccctttattatgaaatctcactataccgtaccaagtgtagtcaccaaaacgaagtagtgtgcaaccgttgaatactggtcgtccagtccggttggggttgtcaggcccgatagatctatcaacagaattcgcgtttacaatacccatgtaaatagtagttaccaagctacagggaaatatgccagtggtacaactcaacgtagaatatatttttaagtacttgtgtctattttgtaaacatttataaaagcagcgcatgtattcttagcccaaaaatatatattgcaaaagtaattaaaaagggagcaaatgaaactcacttttgccttgaaggtatttaattcgacttggtctccgatagatatcacgaacctaaccatatataatatatatcaacatattttctttttaagtaatctttacatatatatatatacttttaatacttttaatattttcttagtccgtagttagcagtccgatgttagtggtccataattagttgcttaaataaaataaataaagaccccatcgtattcgtattgatcagaattaatctcgacccatggtaccatgttgtcaaatgatgtgttgcgtacataaagtaccgtgttttcaaatgacgtgttgcgtacaatcatgaggtcttatgattaatcttctcgtgttgtttacgggtggtcctgaaatatataaaatcaaatcataattaattatatataaaatatcatattaattagaaaatatatgattaatttactttttctccaaatattttcgtagctaaactagcttcggatacccaatcttgttttagtcgtagtttcttcattacaactccgtttttgttggttcaacttgccacttccttggatcgagtcaaattttaagaatatgaactgaaaataccttagtttgtattcgaaatcataggttataggtcaaactttggtgaaacttatgaaagtgatcattttccatcataaaaacaacatttaatgatcatttttctaaaaatacttacacttttgagttaaaccatgaaatttttatgtgttaacatattcataagaaatatcattttttcagaacatgaacttccagttcaaagttcaagatggtttttaattatccaacccaaaacagcccccggttgcactccgacgacgtagattcagtttttaagatgttctttgtaaaaccaagttatatcttgttaggttagcatatcattatgatatattacaggtcttgaagtgttttaaaagtcaagttagaaggatctatttagtttgcgaacaagtttgaaatcattcaaactatgttcttgttgttaaaattttataccacaaaataagatagctatatgaatatgaattgaataagattatgaacaaggttactacctcaagttacttggacaaagttactgcaaaagataagaaataatcttggaatcaaagagtggtggagttagatcaaaaggttggaagtaaacttcttcaaatgggtggttattttgatatgttcttgaaagagttttcttatggtgtttaaggcttgtaattgaagctaaatgatggggaaaatgcttggagatgatcaagtatgaagttaggagtattttgagagagaaatgagggtgtaggtatgagaaaatggagtgaagaaatggtgttcatttataaaaatgtttttagtttataaagaaagaaaaggatttctaattttgttttcttactaataattcatactacttgacaaatcctagttacctcatatctagggcagtaataatgttgattaggatgttgatttgatgtgtatataccaatagtaaatacgtatagaagccgggtatgatacgggtacatataccctagatatacgtatagaaatcttgaggaaacggaacgagaattcaaatatagctatcttttgtgaatatacttatattgttttatgtatttaattccttaaaaagtgattaaatacattatatatacgatacatgtataagcattatagattataagtatatatatcaaagaatgttacgtatagttattgttttgaaaacttaagttagtagtttcaaaatatacttataactcattgtcattagtacacaatgagatgttaaaccattcttagatcatgttaaatatatataaata
The window above is part of the Rutidosis leptorrhynchoides isolate AG116_Rl617_1_P2 chromosome 1, CSIRO_AGI_Rlap_v1, whole genome shotgun sequence genome. Proteins encoded here:
- the LOC139854639 gene encoding uncharacterized protein, which codes for MESSLFFLAIFSLIMIVGVIEARPVSVSPFASKKTHCQTLANTKNHIASSDKDFEPRPSLTSYNNKIGLEGKKASESDFEPRPSLTGYNNEIDLKDKKTFESDFEPRPSLTSYNNEIGLKGKNTFEPRPSLTSYNKEIGLKGTNTFNGDFEPRPSLTSYNNKIGLKGKQKFKGDFEPRPSLTSYNNEIGLKVKKQFEGDFEPRPSLTSYNHEVGIKGEKTFESDIEPRPSLTSYKNEIDLKSKKSESDFEPRPSLTSYNNEIDQKSKKTSESDFDPIPNLTTYNNEICHSGKRSFNKEFESTLRFSRQLEVLQDMMFNVQYCHIRPKFRYISSRGVSETCANCAVEGPKLLSGPKF